From a single Methylacidiphilum kamchatkense Kam1 genomic region:
- the amoB gene encoding bacterial ammonia monooxygenase, subunit AmoB: MVEHVATKTKKILLSFLSLGLVMSWFHSPSYAVQGMGAKSQEAFLRMRTVVFYDTLSFAPTNRVKVGEEFSCTGKVMLMPTWPEEIPFTGISFFNFFVPGPQVLRKAIWVNEKYFQFNSVVLEKGGTYAYKMVLQARNPGIFPMGPMLSMEGAGPFIGPEEFLTIEGTKGSFTNPVKTLLGNTVDLENYGTARMITWTIFTTLIGVVWLGYWLAKPFTRRLGLVAAGRKEELFNPLDKQVCFLFTVGTIVIVAAAALITKAQYPVTIPIQETKYYIKPLPPEPTLIQAEVTDATYDVPGRTLSFHIQVKNVGDKPVVLKEFLTANVRFLNPDIPGNTWNPSFPEVNGGPMKVSPSEPINPGETKTIEVSMQSAEWENQRLTMYNETTNRFGGLLFFTDPSGTRQIYAIADQIVIPKFGVAIGGGM; encoded by the coding sequence ATGGTAGAACATGTAGCGACTAAGACAAAAAAAATTCTGCTTTCTTTTCTATCCCTAGGCCTTGTAATGAGTTGGTTTCACTCGCCGAGCTATGCGGTACAGGGGATGGGAGCAAAATCTCAGGAGGCATTCTTACGGATGCGAACAGTTGTGTTTTATGACACTCTTTCGTTTGCTCCTACTAATAGGGTAAAAGTCGGCGAAGAGTTTAGTTGTACTGGCAAAGTCATGTTGATGCCAACATGGCCAGAAGAAATTCCTTTTACAGGAATTTCCTTTTTTAACTTCTTTGTTCCTGGCCCTCAGGTTTTACGGAAAGCAATCTGGGTAAACGAAAAGTATTTTCAGTTTAATTCGGTGGTGCTTGAAAAAGGAGGTACATACGCTTACAAAATGGTGTTGCAAGCAAGAAATCCTGGAATCTTTCCGATGGGTCCAATGCTGAGCATGGAAGGGGCTGGCCCTTTTATTGGTCCAGAAGAATTCTTGACCATCGAGGGAACAAAAGGAAGTTTTACTAATCCTGTAAAGACCTTGTTAGGAAATACAGTTGATCTAGAAAATTATGGCACGGCCCGAATGATTACCTGGACAATATTCACAACGCTAATCGGGGTAGTATGGTTAGGATACTGGCTTGCAAAGCCATTTACAAGAAGGTTGGGACTAGTTGCTGCTGGTAGAAAGGAAGAATTGTTTAATCCTTTGGATAAACAGGTTTGCTTCCTTTTTACCGTTGGAACAATTGTAATAGTCGCTGCCGCAGCCTTAATAACAAAGGCACAATATCCAGTAACCATCCCTATCCAGGAGACGAAGTATTATATAAAACCCCTTCCTCCTGAGCCGACACTCATTCAGGCAGAAGTTACGGATGCGACTTACGACGTTCCTGGCAGAACCCTTTCCTTTCATATCCAGGTCAAAAATGTTGGGGATAAGCCCGTGGTGTTGAAAGAATTTCTGACGGCGAATGTCCGGTTCTTGAATCCAGATATCCCTGGGAATACATGGAATCCATCCTTTCCTGAAGTGAATGGTGGACCAATGAAAGTAAGTCCTTCAGAGCCGATTAATCCAGGAGAGACCAAAACGATAGAAGTTTCCATGCAAAGCGCTGAATGGGAAAACCAAAGATTAACCATGTATAACGAGACGACAAATCGCTTTGGGGGGCTGCTTTTCTTTACCGATCCGAGTGGTACCAGGCAGATTTATGCCATAGCTGATCAGATTGTCATTCCTAAATTTGGAGTGGCAATAGGTGGAGGCATGTAA
- the amoA gene encoding bacterial ammonia monooxygenase, subunit AmoA: MQLAQANAEARILERKFDIVVIVSMFFAFIGGYHIHQMLLAGDWSFWIDWKDRMWWPVVAPIADIAFPAAVQSILWTKFKMPIGATFCTVGLFFGQWMNRYWNFWGWGTYPLNFVFPETLIPQAVVLDGVLMISNNFVITALVGGELWGWLFYPTNWPMIAPYHVPVEYYGQLMSMADLIQYQYIRTSTPEYIRMVETGTMRSFAGGVLGVSAFFSGFVSACMYFLWWFFGKFFGSTKFVRHSTV; this comes from the coding sequence ATGCAACTTGCACAAGCGAATGCAGAAGCAAGGATTCTTGAAAGAAAATTTGACATTGTTGTTATTGTTTCCATGTTTTTTGCCTTTATTGGAGGCTATCATATTCATCAGATGCTATTGGCTGGGGATTGGTCATTTTGGATCGACTGGAAAGATCGGATGTGGTGGCCAGTGGTTGCGCCAATTGCAGATATAGCTTTTCCAGCGGCTGTTCAATCCATTCTTTGGACAAAATTCAAGATGCCTATTGGAGCAACCTTTTGCACTGTTGGCCTTTTCTTTGGCCAGTGGATGAATAGGTACTGGAATTTCTGGGGTTGGGGTACTTATCCTCTGAACTTCGTTTTTCCAGAGACATTGATTCCTCAAGCGGTTGTTCTCGATGGGGTATTAATGATTTCAAATAATTTTGTCATTACTGCGCTTGTAGGCGGAGAACTTTGGGGATGGCTTTTTTATCCAACTAATTGGCCCATGATCGCTCCTTATCATGTGCCGGTGGAATACTATGGACAGCTTATGAGTATGGCTGATCTCATCCAGTATCAATACATCCGGACTTCTACCCCTGAGTACATACGCATGGTGGAAACCGGAACGATGAGAAGTTTTGCAGGGGGAGTGCTTGGCGTTTCTGCATTCTTCTCTGGTTTTGTGTCAGCCTGTATGTACTTTTTGTGGTGGTTCTTTGGGAAGTTTTTTGGTTCGACAAAGTTTGTCAGGCATTCGACCGTCTAA
- the amoC gene encoding bacterial ammonia monooxygenase, subunit AmoC, protein MAQATTATTIAIPERSLFSWNRMWLGIGLLSGWYILVNLYERAFAFTKGLDYTSPEYQTYWMNLLIAELALEALAFIAVCTWLWVTRDRNLENISPVEELRRYWNLGLFIVVYTVGLYWGASYFTEQDGTWHQTVIRDTDFTPSHIIEFYQSYPIYIILGVGSFMYAITRLPMFARSFSIPYAVLVGSPLMIFPNVGLNEFGHTRWFMEELFVAPLHWGFVAFGWGALAIMGVWLQACPRVYELIKQVYLGKTATSPLKVMEEPEKSVDPAYCEV, encoded by the coding sequence ATGGCACAAGCAACAACTGCTACGACTATTGCGATTCCTGAAAGATCGCTTTTTTCATGGAATCGAATGTGGTTGGGTATTGGTCTACTTAGCGGTTGGTATATTCTGGTCAATCTATATGAAAGAGCATTTGCTTTTACAAAAGGGCTGGATTATACCTCCCCTGAGTATCAGACCTATTGGATGAATCTGCTTATAGCAGAACTGGCTTTGGAGGCGTTGGCTTTCATTGCCGTATGCACCTGGCTATGGGTGACTAGGGATAGAAATTTAGAAAATATTTCTCCTGTCGAAGAACTCAGAAGGTACTGGAATCTTGGACTGTTTATTGTGGTCTATACGGTAGGACTTTACTGGGGAGCCAGTTACTTTACTGAGCAAGATGGGACATGGCATCAAACGGTGATTCGTGATACGGATTTTACTCCAAGTCATATCATCGAGTTCTATCAAAGCTATCCTATATATATAATACTAGGAGTAGGGTCCTTCATGTATGCCATAACCAGGCTGCCCATGTTTGCTAGGTCTTTTTCTATTCCCTACGCGGTACTTGTTGGATCCCCGCTGATGATCTTTCCTAATGTGGGATTGAACGAATTCGGTCATACCCGTTGGTTTATGGAGGAACTTTTTGTGGCTCCACTCCACTGGGGTTTTGTGGCCTTTGGATGGGGCGCATTAGCGATCATGGGGGTTTGGCTCCAGGCATGTCCTAGGGTCTATGAGTTGATCAAGCAGGTCTATTTAGGGAAAACAGCTACTTCGCCATTAAAAGTAATGGAAGAACCCGAAAAATCGGTTGATCCAGCTTACTGCGAAGTCTGA
- a CDS encoding response regulator, with amino-acid sequence MIQNEKIHKVLIVDDHTILREGLCQLINSTPGMSVCGTAKNAHEGFELIEKTQPDLVLVDISLPGKSGLELIKDIHAVYPDIAIFVLSMHEESLYAERVLRAGARGYLMKSEGGEKLIAALQKVMAGGISVSDQVANRILQGVSGKRKALSISPIEALSDREFEVFQLIGKGYGSRQIAEQLSLSVKTVEAYRASIKQKLYLKSGPQLVHYAISWQQSQTSGVDSNTLPTKS; translated from the coding sequence ATGATTCAGAATGAGAAAATACACAAAGTTTTAATAGTCGATGATCACACGATATTGAGAGAAGGGCTCTGTCAGCTGATTAATTCTACACCTGGAATGAGTGTGTGTGGAACAGCAAAAAACGCTCATGAGGGTTTTGAACTAATAGAAAAAACACAGCCTGACCTTGTGCTGGTAGACATTTCTCTTCCTGGAAAGAGCGGTCTGGAACTTATTAAAGATATCCATGCGGTCTATCCGGATATTGCCATTTTCGTTTTGTCTATGCATGAAGAGTCATTATATGCGGAAAGAGTTTTGCGAGCAGGAGCTCGTGGATATCTCATGAAGAGTGAAGGAGGAGAAAAATTGATTGCTGCTCTTCAGAAAGTTATGGCTGGGGGAATTTCTGTAAGTGATCAAGTAGCTAACCGCATCCTCCAAGGGGTTTCTGGCAAAAGAAAAGCGTTGTCGATTAGTCCTATTGAAGCTTTAAGCGACCGGGAATTTGAAGTTTTTCAATTAATAGGCAAGGGGTATGGGAGTAGACAGATTGCTGAGCAATTGAGCTTGAGTGTAAAAACTGTAGAAGCTTACCGAGCGAGCATTAAACAAAAACTCTATCTCAAAAGCGGTCCTCAACTTGTTCATTATGCCATTTCTTGGCAGCAATCTCAAACAAGTGGTGTCGATTCCAATACGCTGCCTACAAAAAGCTAA
- a CDS encoding ABC transporter permease yields the protein MWNRVVGLIIKEILVFIRDPRSRFVLIVPPVIQMFVFGYAATFDLFKVSFALYDENRTYHSRELISKFKGSPVFILKKEIFNESQLTDEIQKRNVLFVLHIDQRFDRDLLSGRSGKVQLIIDGRNSNTAAILSGYANQIIADYNADWLKRNGGNAPVSQISFRALHNPNLLSQWFIVPGLIAILTFVVSAMTIGLSIAREKEMGTFDQLLVTPLRPIEILIGKTIPGLIFALLEATLILLAALLWFRIPFNGDILVLYLGLLFFLFAIIGIELAISSIASTQQQALLGVFFFLVPSIILSGFSTPIRNMPESIQMLTYLNPMRYFLIIVRGVFLEGRGLDTLWTQYFPLLIIGFISMSFSWFLFKKRLY from the coding sequence ATGTGGAACCGGGTTGTTGGATTGATTATTAAAGAAATCCTTGTGTTTATACGGGATCCACGGAGTCGGTTTGTTCTCATCGTTCCCCCAGTCATTCAAATGTTTGTCTTTGGCTACGCCGCAACCTTTGATCTTTTTAAAGTTTCCTTTGCTCTGTATGACGAAAATAGAACGTACCATTCCAGAGAATTGATTTCGAAATTTAAAGGCTCTCCAGTCTTTATCTTAAAAAAGGAAATTTTTAATGAATCCCAGCTTACCGATGAAATTCAAAAAAGAAATGTCCTTTTCGTGCTCCATATCGATCAGCGATTTGATCGTGATCTACTTTCTGGAAGGAGTGGAAAAGTCCAGTTGATCATAGATGGAAGAAATTCTAATACGGCAGCTATTCTCTCTGGCTATGCTAATCAAATCATTGCTGATTACAATGCCGATTGGCTGAAACGCAATGGAGGGAATGCTCCTGTTTCCCAAATTTCTTTTCGTGCCTTGCACAACCCAAATCTTCTTTCCCAATGGTTTATTGTTCCAGGATTGATTGCTATTTTGACTTTTGTCGTTTCGGCCATGACCATTGGACTTTCCATTGCCCGAGAAAAAGAAATGGGCACTTTTGATCAGTTGCTTGTTACTCCCCTTAGGCCAATAGAAATTCTGATAGGTAAAACCATTCCAGGTTTGATTTTTGCTTTACTCGAGGCTACCCTTATTTTGCTTGCTGCTCTTCTTTGGTTTAGAATTCCTTTTAATGGAGATATATTGGTTCTTTATTTAGGGCTTCTTTTTTTTCTCTTTGCCATCATTGGGATAGAGCTTGCCATTTCTTCCATTGCGTCCACTCAACAACAGGCTCTCCTTGGAGTGTTTTTCTTTTTGGTTCCCTCTATCATATTATCTGGTTTTTCTACTCCTATTCGCAATATGCCTGAGTCGATCCAAATGCTGACCTATCTTAATCCTATGCGGTATTTTCTCATCATTGTTCGAGGTGTTTTCCTAGAAGGTAGGGGATTGGATACTTTGTGGACTCAATATTTTCCTCTTTTGATTATTGGCTTTATAAGCATGAGTTTTAGCTGGTTTTTGTTTAAAAAAAGGCTTTATTAA
- a CDS encoding ABC transporter permease → MNFFFNQRLFGFIQKEWIEILRDPSSFGIAFVLPSILLFLFGYGISLDAIHLPIGVVVERPTSLSSSFESSLKNSIYFSPISYETIQKAEFDFEEGRLLGIVWLRGNWNRESLAFDKGRIQTIVNGTDANTARLIEGYLLGVWMDWLKREKIDRNLQVNLPVSQEIRVWFNPALITKNYLVPGIIVINMTVVGALLTALVVAREWERGTMEAMLATPLTKLEHFIGKLLPYFALGMGGMLFSFLLAVFLFKVPFRGSFWVLFLSSIFFLLAVLGIGVLISNLSKNSFVASMVAIVTSFLPAFMLSGFIFDINSMPVGIQFFTLLFPARYFVSILQTLFLAGNVWSVLVGNLSVLVLFAIAINGVSYLLWKRRLE, encoded by the coding sequence TTGAATTTTTTTTTTAATCAACGACTCTTTGGATTTATTCAAAAGGAATGGATCGAAATTCTACGAGATCCATCAAGCTTTGGTATTGCTTTTGTGCTCCCTTCGATCTTACTTTTTTTGTTTGGATATGGCATTTCTCTAGATGCGATCCACCTACCAATTGGAGTGGTTGTGGAGCGTCCCACAAGCCTTTCGTCTAGTTTTGAATCTAGTCTTAAAAATTCCATCTACTTTTCTCCAATATCCTATGAGACAATCCAAAAGGCAGAGTTTGATTTTGAGGAAGGTCGACTTTTGGGCATCGTCTGGTTAAGGGGTAATTGGAATAGAGAATCTTTGGCTTTTGATAAAGGAAGGATCCAGACAATAGTCAATGGAACGGATGCCAACACCGCTCGGCTAATCGAAGGCTATCTATTGGGAGTATGGATGGATTGGCTCAAACGGGAAAAAATTGATCGGAACCTACAAGTAAACTTGCCCGTTAGCCAAGAAATCCGAGTTTGGTTTAATCCTGCTCTGATTACAAAGAATTATCTAGTTCCAGGCATCATTGTCATTAACATGACGGTGGTTGGAGCTTTGCTTACTGCTTTAGTTGTTGCCAGAGAGTGGGAAAGAGGAACCATGGAAGCCATGCTTGCCACCCCTCTGACGAAGTTAGAACATTTCATTGGCAAACTCCTGCCCTATTTTGCACTTGGAATGGGAGGGATGTTATTTTCTTTTTTGCTGGCTGTCTTTCTTTTTAAAGTACCTTTTAGAGGATCTTTTTGGGTTCTTTTTCTTTCCTCGATCTTTTTCCTGCTTGCGGTACTGGGAATTGGCGTATTGATTTCAAATCTTTCGAAAAACTCTTTTGTTGCAAGCATGGTCGCAATCGTTACTAGTTTTTTGCCGGCCTTCATGCTTTCTGGTTTTATTTTCGATATTAACTCCATGCCCGTTGGTATCCAGTTTTTTACTCTTCTGTTCCCAGCTAGATATTTTGTTTCAATTCTTCAAACCCTTTTCCTGGCTGGGAATGTCTGGAGTGTATTGGTTGGAAACCTCTCGGTGCTGGTCCTTTTTGCTATTGCTATCAATGGGGTTTCTTATTTGTTGTGGAAAAGACGATTGGAATAA
- a CDS encoding ABC transporter ATP-binding protein, giving the protein MGPNGAGKSTTFRMLCGLLPPSEGKVSVSGFDLRTSPASARSRIGYVSQKFSLYTNLSVFQNLLFFSRAYDLSGEKQKKRIASVIEEYELGSVLDSDAGRIPLGFQKRLAIACATLHDPDILFLDEPTSGMDPQSRREFWIRMIRFSRRNTTLLITTHYLEEAEYCDRLVIISRGKILIEGSPQEIKKPFQTVDNPTPTIEDAFIGLIEQSKEEN; this is encoded by the coding sequence TTGGGACCAAATGGAGCAGGTAAATCGACCACATTTCGAATGCTCTGTGGCCTGTTGCCTCCCTCAGAAGGAAAGGTATCTGTAAGTGGTTTCGATTTGAGGACTTCTCCAGCATCCGCTCGTTCTCGAATCGGCTATGTCTCCCAAAAGTTCTCCCTTTATACCAATTTAAGCGTTTTTCAAAATCTCCTATTTTTTTCCCGGGCTTATGATCTCTCAGGTGAAAAACAAAAAAAGCGGATTGCTTCGGTAATTGAAGAGTATGAGCTTGGATCGGTTCTGGATAGTGACGCTGGGCGGATTCCTTTAGGATTTCAGAAAAGGTTGGCTATCGCTTGTGCTACTTTGCATGATCCGGATATTCTTTTTCTTGACGAACCGACTTCTGGAATGGATCCTCAAAGTCGAAGAGAATTTTGGATAAGAATGATCCGTTTCTCAAGGCGGAATACTACTTTACTTATCACCACCCATTATTTGGAAGAAGCCGAGTATTGTGACCGGCTAGTGATCATTTCAAGGGGGAAAATTTTGATCGAAGGTAGTCCTCAAGAGATTAAAAAACCTTTTCAAACTGTGGACAATCCTACCCCTACTATAGAGGATGCGTTCATAGGATTGATAGAACAGAGTAAAGAGGAAAATTGA
- a CDS encoding ABC transporter ATP-binding protein: MDGKSYCVRLQNVSKSFQTVRGKHFAIKELSSTIGSGIITGIVGPDGSGKSTLLRLLSGMYVPDCGQIEVLGLSPIENKEALSAQLGYMPQNFGLYEDLTVEENLRLYADLYCLPKNEREERFRELLAMSGLSQFMKRLAGSLSGGMKQKLALSSVLLSSPKLLLLDEPTVGVDPLSRRELWKILFDLVKDRGLSVVISTSYLGEARYCQDILLLDKGQKLVQGSPSYLEENARGIVLLIHSEKMDSKELLLEISSDPSVIDHSFEGKYIRVLLQKDKIDTFLKENEKFGIVAIPAERKIADCVLSFYPQRQQPSLLSSKEETALKEKRKERSMEKVIVVERLSRFFGKFEAVKK; this comes from the coding sequence ATGGATGGAAAATCCTACTGTGTTCGATTACAGAATGTAAGTAAATCCTTTCAAACAGTGAGAGGAAAGCATTTTGCAATCAAGGAGCTTTCTTCTACAATTGGCTCTGGAATAATAACCGGGATTGTCGGCCCTGATGGCTCAGGCAAAAGTACCCTATTGCGTCTTCTCTCTGGAATGTATGTACCGGACTGTGGGCAGATCGAAGTTCTTGGGCTTAGTCCCATAGAAAATAAAGAGGCTTTGTCAGCTCAGCTAGGCTATATGCCTCAGAATTTTGGGCTCTATGAAGATTTGACTGTAGAAGAAAATCTCCGGTTGTATGCTGATCTCTACTGTCTGCCAAAAAATGAAAGAGAAGAGAGGTTTAGGGAACTGCTGGCTATGTCTGGGCTTAGCCAGTTTATGAAAAGACTTGCCGGAAGCCTTTCTGGCGGAATGAAACAAAAACTAGCCTTATCCTCAGTGCTACTTTCTTCCCCAAAGCTGTTGTTGCTGGATGAACCGACCGTTGGCGTAGACCCTTTGTCCAGAAGAGAACTTTGGAAAATCTTGTTTGATCTAGTCAAAGATCGTGGACTTTCTGTGGTGATCAGTACTTCTTATTTAGGGGAAGCCCGGTATTGCCAGGATATCCTCCTTTTGGACAAAGGACAAAAACTTGTCCAAGGAAGTCCTTCGTATTTAGAAGAAAATGCAAGGGGTATCGTTTTATTGATTCATTCGGAGAAAATGGATTCAAAAGAACTTTTATTGGAAATTTCGTCAGATCCTTCCGTGATCGATCATTCTTTCGAAGGAAAATATATAAGAGTTCTGCTTCAAAAGGACAAAATAGATACATTCTTAAAGGAAAATGAAAAATTTGGGATTGTTGCTATTCCTGCAGAAAGAAAAATTGCTGATTGTGTATTGTCTTTTTATCCTCAAAGACAACAACCCTCTCTCTTATCCTCCAAAGAAGAGACAGCTTTGAAAGAGAAAAGAAAAGAGCGATCCATGGAAAAAGTAATTGTTGTAGAGAGGCTCTCCCGGTTTTTTGGAAAATTTGAAGCTGTAAAAAAATAA
- a CDS encoding efflux RND transporter periplasmic adaptor subunit, producing MTAKKKKIMLVLFGTLIILCFGLFYYIRLRLSASETLTIYGNVDIREVQLAFYDTGRILKIYVQEGQRVKKGELLAELDPVRFEDAVRQAEHAVAVDKAALENAEITYKRDEALAKEQYISLQERDNALAALKEAKNKLKADEAALSLAKRELQDAKLYAPQDGVIEDRILEPGDMVTPQTPVFTMALDRPVWVRAYVPETYLGKIFLGMKAEILTDSYPGSVFQGWIGFISPVSEFTPKNVETPELRTKLVYQVRVYSENADYRLRLGMPATVRIPLNQPYPPEKPPLTMD from the coding sequence ATGACAGCGAAGAAGAAAAAAATCATGCTTGTGCTTTTTGGCACCTTGATCATTCTGTGCTTTGGCCTTTTCTATTATATTCGACTTCGGCTCTCTGCCTCTGAGACCTTGACTATTTATGGTAATGTCGATATCCGCGAAGTTCAGCTGGCTTTTTACGATACGGGTAGAATTTTGAAAATCTATGTGCAGGAGGGGCAGCGGGTAAAAAAGGGCGAGTTATTAGCTGAATTGGATCCAGTTCGTTTTGAAGATGCAGTAAGACAAGCCGAACATGCGGTGGCGGTCGATAAGGCGGCTTTAGAAAATGCAGAAATTACCTACAAAAGAGACGAAGCACTTGCCAAGGAGCAATACATTTCTCTCCAAGAAAGAGACAATGCCTTAGCAGCATTGAAAGAAGCTAAAAACAAACTCAAGGCTGATGAAGCTGCTCTTTCTCTTGCGAAAAGAGAATTGCAGGATGCCAAACTCTATGCTCCACAAGACGGAGTGATTGAAGATAGGATTCTAGAGCCAGGAGATATGGTTACCCCTCAAACGCCAGTTTTCACAATGGCGCTTGACCGTCCTGTTTGGGTAAGAGCCTATGTTCCTGAAACCTATCTTGGAAAAATATTTTTAGGCATGAAAGCCGAAATTCTCACTGATAGCTATCCAGGCAGTGTTTTTCAGGGCTGGATCGGTTTCATTTCTCCAGTTTCTGAATTTACTCCTAAAAATGTCGAAACGCCAGAGTTAAGAACGAAGCTTGTTTATCAAGTCAGAGTCTACAGTGAAAATGCTGATTATAGGTTGAGATTAGGGATGCCCGCAACAGTACGGATACCATTAAATCAACCGTATCCACCCGAAAAACCTCCCTTAACTATGGATTAA
- a CDS encoding TolC family outer membrane protein: MIRQFQKYYCLFFPFCLWFCTMLVLASSAIAIEDLVQVFHQALESDPILSRESYLFNGSQAGVSLAKAALGPTLSLNSAAGVGSLIDVNINSFSLATGTSFEFYTVLLTQPLFDGQKLSALKAAKYQKEAQSSAVQYQRQQLIFRVIQAYFGVLQAQANERVSETELALYEEILKQTEAFLKIGKGDIVAVKEAKARYDLSQSSLITAKNALNISKAILERITHKPVGELAEVKEISPMSPTPNELGPWVQTAMANQPLIKQAKALVDVSYAQLEQNKRGHWPVLSLVGSSSQLAVNAIPVNLQVAAGFLTLSVPLYDGQIDQRIKQSQAQAKATSEFLRNTSDQTKLDTEEAFLNLQSSVLQLKSAKTALESAKTSYAATKKGYELGTRSVIDLLTVISDLSNATRNYYNALYNHLVSRAQLKAAAGILNQEDILAFNSILKR; this comes from the coding sequence ATGATTCGACAATTCCAGAAATATTATTGCCTTTTCTTTCCCTTTTGTTTATGGTTTTGTACGATGCTTGTGCTAGCCTCTTCAGCTATAGCCATAGAAGATCTAGTGCAGGTTTTTCATCAGGCTTTGGAGTCTGATCCCATTCTTTCAAGGGAAAGCTATCTTTTTAATGGGTCTCAGGCTGGAGTATCCCTGGCTAAGGCGGCGCTAGGCCCCACCCTTTCGCTAAACTCCGCTGCCGGAGTGGGCAGTTTGATTGATGTGAATATCAATTCCTTTTCTCTTGCGACAGGAACCTCTTTTGAATTTTACACCGTGCTTTTAACGCAGCCTCTGTTCGATGGCCAAAAGCTATCCGCTTTGAAAGCTGCTAAATATCAAAAAGAAGCTCAAAGTTCTGCGGTCCAATATCAAAGACAGCAGCTCATCTTCCGTGTTATTCAAGCCTATTTTGGAGTTTTACAAGCCCAAGCCAACGAGCGGGTTTCGGAAACCGAATTGGCTCTTTATGAGGAGATTCTTAAGCAAACCGAGGCTTTCTTGAAAATAGGAAAAGGAGATATTGTCGCTGTCAAAGAAGCAAAAGCTAGGTATGATTTGTCACAGTCCAGCCTTATTACAGCAAAAAATGCACTGAATATTTCAAAGGCGATTCTAGAAAGAATCACTCATAAACCCGTAGGAGAACTTGCCGAGGTCAAGGAAATTTCTCCAATGAGTCCAACCCCTAATGAACTGGGGCCATGGGTTCAAACGGCCATGGCAAATCAGCCGTTGATCAAGCAAGCAAAAGCTTTAGTTGACGTTTCCTATGCTCAGCTTGAGCAGAATAAAAGGGGGCATTGGCCAGTTTTATCTCTCGTGGGTTCTTCCAGCCAGTTGGCTGTCAATGCAATTCCAGTCAATTTGCAGGTAGCTGCGGGTTTTTTGACTCTTTCTGTTCCACTGTATGATGGGCAGATTGATCAACGAATTAAACAGTCCCAAGCTCAAGCCAAAGCCACCTCAGAATTTTTAAGAAATACTTCAGATCAGACAAAATTAGATACAGAAGAAGCATTCCTAAATTTGCAAAGTAGCGTCCTTCAGCTCAAAAGCGCTAAAACAGCTTTAGAGTCCGCTAAAACTTCTTACGCAGCTACTAAAAAAGGCTATGAGTTGGGGACAAGATCGGTCATCGATTTGTTGACAGTGATTTCTGATTTGTCGAATGCAACAAGAAATTATTATAATGCACTCTATAATCATCTTGTATCTCGGGCTCAGCTAAAAGCCGCTGCCGGTATCTTAAATCAAGAGGATATTCTAGCTTTCAATAGCATTCTTAAAAGGTAA